In Dyadobacter sp. NIV53, a single window of DNA contains:
- a CDS encoding RluA family pseudouridine synthase, whose product MLLNDLEITSEEDDLFEHYRIVADKGQSLMRLDKYLSLHVANASRTKIQNGIDAEAVKVNDQITKASYKIKPFDVVTLSLPHPPRDTEIIPENIPLDIIYEDDVLLIVNKPTGMVVHPAYGNWTGTLINALVYHFQNLPTGRNGEGRPGLVHRIDKDTSGLLVIAKTEFAMTFLARQFSDHTIERTYNALVWGELKEEKGTIRGNIGRNAKDRRVMDIFDDETQGKHAVTHYEVVKPLRYVSLIKCNLETGRTHQIRAHMKHIGHPIFNDTVYGGDKILRGISNGNYKTMVENCFSLLPGQALHAKSLGFVHPTTKQWLQFDTELPENFQAIVNKWENYVQYQ is encoded by the coding sequence TGGATAAATACCTAAGCCTGCATGTTGCGAATGCTTCCCGTACAAAAATACAAAATGGAATTGATGCCGAAGCAGTAAAAGTAAATGACCAGATAACAAAGGCAAGTTATAAGATCAAACCATTTGATGTTGTCACACTTTCCCTTCCGCATCCGCCACGTGATACGGAGATCATTCCTGAAAATATCCCGCTTGATATTATTTATGAGGACGATGTATTGCTCATTGTAAATAAGCCTACCGGGATGGTGGTTCATCCTGCCTATGGCAACTGGACAGGAACGTTAATTAATGCCCTTGTTTACCACTTCCAGAACCTGCCTACCGGAAGAAACGGAGAAGGAAGGCCAGGACTTGTACACCGGATTGATAAAGATACTTCTGGCTTGCTGGTAATTGCCAAAACCGAGTTCGCTATGACTTTTCTGGCCAGGCAATTTTCAGACCATACTATTGAACGAACTTACAATGCTCTGGTATGGGGTGAGCTAAAAGAAGAAAAAGGAACCATAAGAGGTAATATCGGCAGAAATGCAAAAGACCGCCGTGTGATGGACATTTTTGATGATGAAACCCAGGGAAAACATGCTGTTACACATTATGAAGTCGTGAAGCCATTGCGTTATGTTTCTCTCATCAAATGTAACCTGGAAACAGGCCGCACACACCAGATACGCGCTCATATGAAACATATTGGCCATCCTATTTTTAATGATACGGTTTATGGCGGAGACAAAATTTTGAGGGGTATTTCAAACGGTAATTATAAAACAATGGTTGAAAACTGTTTCAGCCTTTTACCGGGACAGGCGCTTCATGCAAAATCATTAGGTTTTGTGCATCCGACCACAAAACAATGGCTGCAATTTGATACCGAACTCCCCGAGAATTTCCAGGCAATCGTTAACAAATGGGAAAATTATGTACAATATCAATAG
- a CDS encoding GNAT family N-acetyltransferase produces the protein MNVSTRPGTIEDIPAIFDLVKELAIFERALDQVSNNVDKMTRDYKEKLFDFFVAESDSKIIGLSLFYFRYSTWKGKRLYMEDIIVTEDMRGNGIGKILFDATVTAAKKTGCTGMMWQVLDWNTSAVGFYRKYGTNFDNEWINCNMDF, from the coding sequence ATGAACGTTTCCACCCGCCCAGGTACGATAGAAGACATACCAGCCATTTTTGATCTGGTAAAAGAATTAGCCATTTTCGAAAGAGCATTGGATCAGGTTAGCAATAATGTTGATAAAATGACACGTGATTACAAGGAAAAACTATTTGATTTCTTTGTTGCAGAATCTGACTCAAAAATTATAGGATTATCCCTCTTTTATTTCCGCTATTCTACCTGGAAAGGCAAGAGACTTTATATGGAAGATATTATTGTAACCGAAGATATGCGTGGAAACGGAATCGGTAAAATCTTATTTGATGCAACAGTAACCGCCGCTAAAAAAACAGGCTGTACAGGCATGATGTGGCAGGTTCTGGACTGGAATACTTCTGCTGTAGGCTTTTACAGAAAGTACGGTACCAACTTTGATAATGAGTGGATTAACTGTAATATGGATTTCTAG